In a single window of the Campylobacter fetus subsp. testudinum 03-427 genome:
- the gapA gene encoding glyceraldehyde 3-phosphate dehydrogenase A (Pfam matches to PF02800.16 Gp_dh_C, and to PF00044.20 Gp_dh_N) — protein sequence MALKIAINGFGRIGRCAARIILNSSEYELAIINDTAERNMTRYLLKYDSVHGEFNKEVNVINDDYIEVEGKKIRVYSTRDIGELDLSDIDVVLECTGKFLTTEKCEAYLKQGAKKVVMSAPAKDDTPTFVLGVNSNTYKGEKIVSNASCTTNCLGPVTRVLEDLYGIQKGLMTTIHAYTNGQSLVDVKCRDFRRSRAAAQNIIPTSTGAAKAMKLVMPSLNGKLHGQSVRVPVPNVSMVDLTAVLGKSVSKEELNEAFVNASKTSLKGIMAVDFDERVSSDFNTSSYSSIVAADLTQVICGDMIKVMAWYDNEWGYTSRLIEMAKFISER from the coding sequence ATGGCACTTAAAATTGCAATCAATGGTTTTGGAAGAATCGGTAGATGTGCTGCGAGAATTATTTTGAACAGTTCTGAGTATGAACTTGCTATTATAAATGATACAGCAGAGCGAAATATGACTAGATATCTGCTAAAATACGACAGCGTTCATGGTGAATTTAATAAAGAAGTGAATGTTATAAATGATGACTATATCGAGGTAGAAGGCAAAAAAATAAGAGTTTATTCTACTAGAGATATAGGGGAACTTGATCTAAGCGATATAGATGTAGTTTTAGAATGTACCGGAAAGTTTTTAACCACTGAAAAATGCGAAGCTTATCTAAAACAAGGTGCTAAAAAAGTAGTTATGAGCGCACCTGCAAAAGATGATACTCCTACTTTTGTTTTGGGTGTAAATTCAAACACTTACAAAGGCGAAAAGATAGTGTCAAACGCGAGCTGTACGACAAACTGTTTGGGTCCAGTTACTAGAGTTTTGGAAGATTTATATGGAATACAAAAAGGTCTTATGACTACGATTCACGCTTATACGAATGGTCAAAGCTTAGTAGATGTGAAGTGCCGCGACTTTCGCCGTAGTAGAGCCGCTGCGCAAAATATAATTCCTACTAGCACAGGCGCGGCAAAGGCTATGAAGCTTGTTATGCCAAGCTTAAATGGTAAGCTTCACGGACAAAGCGTTAGAGTTCCCGTGCCAAACGTTTCTATGGTCGATCTTACTGCTGTTTTGGGTAAAAGCGTGAGCAAAGAAGAGCTTAACGAAGCTTTTGTAAATGCTAGTAAGACAAGTCTAAAAGGCATTATGGCTGTTGATTTTGATGAGAGAGTTAGCAGTGATTTTAACACTTCAAGCTACTCAAGCATAGTTGCTGCTGATCTTACTCAAGTGATATGTGGTGATATGATAAAAGTTATGGCGTGGTATGACAATGAGTGGGGTTATACTTCAAGACTTATAGAGATGGCTAAATTTATAAGCGAGAGATGA
- the pgk gene encoding phosphoglycerate kinase (Pfam match to PF00162.15 PGK) yields MSEIISIKDINFKSGSKVFVRCDFNTPMDEFYNITDDRRIRSAIPTIRYILDQGCSVILTSHLGRPKNGYEEKFSLLPVAKRLSRLIDREIIFANDVVGNDAKTKVAALKQGEVLLLENLRFEKGETKDDVALAKELSEYASYYVNDAFGVCHRAHSSVHSITKFYDEEHRAAGFLLIKEIEFARNLIKRPTRPFVAVVGGSKVSGKLQALTNLLPRVDKLVIGGGMAFTFLKAIGENIGNSLLEEDLIEEAANILKKGRELGVKIYLPVDVVAAQTFSAESAIKYVSTQEIPTGWMGLDIGPASVKLFREVLSDAQTIWWNGPMGVFEMDKFSKGSIKMSHAIAESFATTVVGGGDTADVVERAGDADEMTFISTGGGASLELIEGKELPGVKVLLKAEL; encoded by the coding sequence ATGAGCGAAATAATTTCCATAAAAGATATAAACTTTAAAAGCGGCAGCAAGGTTTTTGTAAGATGTGATTTTAACACTCCTATGGACGAGTTTTACAATATCACAGATGATAGAAGAATTCGCTCAGCGATCCCTACTATCAGATACATTTTAGATCAAGGCTGCTCAGTTATACTTACAAGCCACCTGGGTCGTCCTAAAAACGGCTATGAAGAGAAGTTTTCTTTGCTTCCTGTAGCAAAGAGACTTAGCAGACTTATCGATCGTGAGATAATATTTGCCAATGATGTTGTTGGTAATGATGCAAAAACAAAAGTAGCTGCTTTAAAACAAGGTGAAGTACTTTTGCTAGAAAATCTCCGTTTTGAAAAAGGTGAGACAAAAGATGACGTAGCTTTGGCAAAAGAGCTTAGCGAGTATGCTAGTTACTATGTAAATGACGCATTTGGAGTTTGCCATAGAGCGCACTCTTCAGTGCATTCTATAACCAAATTTTATGATGAAGAGCATAGGGCGGCTGGATTTTTACTTATAAAAGAGATAGAGTTTGCTAGAAATTTGATAAAAAGACCGACTAGACCTTTTGTGGCTGTTGTTGGTGGAAGTAAGGTTAGCGGAAAACTTCAAGCACTTACGAATTTGCTCCCAAGAGTTGATAAACTAGTGATCGGCGGCGGTATGGCATTTACATTTTTAAAAGCTATCGGTGAAAATATCGGAAATTCTCTCCTTGAAGAAGATCTTATAGAAGAAGCCGCAAATATCCTTAAAAAAGGACGCGAACTAGGCGTTAAAATTTACTTACCAGTTGATGTAGTAGCGGCTCAAACATTTAGCGCCGAATCAGCTATAAAATACGTCTCTACTCAAGAAATTCCAACTGGCTGGATGGGGCTTGATATAGGTCCAGCTAGCGTTAAACTATTTAGAGAAGTCTTGAGTGACGCGCAAACTATATGGTGGAACGGACCTATGGGCGTGTTCGAGATGGATAAATTTAGTAAAGGTAGCATAAAAATGAGCCACGCGATAGCAGAGAGTTTTGCTACTACTGTAGTTGGCGGTGGCGATACGGCTGATGTTGTAGAGCGCGCTGGAGACGCTGATGAGATGACTTTTATATCGACTGGCGGAGGAGCGAGTTTGGAGCTTATAGAAGGCAAAGAGCTTCCAGGTGTTAAAGTATTGCTTAAAGCCGAGTTGTAA
- the nadD gene encoding nicotinate-mononucleotide adenylyltransferase (Pfam match to PF01467.22 CTP_transf_like), protein MNIAIFGGSFDPPHNAHDAIVKAALLNLKIDKLIIIPTYLNPFKTKFGADPKKRLVWCETLWKNLDKVEISKFEIEQNRAVPSLESVLHFKEIYNPDIIYLIIGADQLINLEKWYKFEILKKLVKFVIASRDDIEIPSNLQKLNINVKISSTKVRNELDFCEIPKAVLEDVIKFYKEKDAR, encoded by the coding sequence TTGAATATTGCAATTTTCGGCGGAAGTTTTGACCCGCCGCACAATGCTCACGATGCCATAGTAAAAGCTGCTCTTTTAAATTTAAAAATAGATAAATTAATAATCATACCAACATATCTAAATCCGTTCAAAACAAAATTTGGCGCAGACCCTAAAAAACGCCTTGTTTGGTGTGAAACTCTTTGGAAAAATTTAGATAAAGTTGAAATAAGCAAATTTGAAATAGAACAAAACAGAGCCGTGCCTAGTTTAGAGAGTGTTTTGCATTTTAAAGAAATTTATAATCCAGATATTATCTACCTCATTATCGGTGCTGATCAACTTATAAATTTAGAAAAATGGTATAAATTTGAAATACTAAAAAAACTAGTAAAATTCGTAATAGCTTCAAGAGACGATATCGAAATTCCTTCAAATTTGCAAAAACTAAATATAAATGTTAAAATCTCATCAACAAAAGTTAGAAACGAGCTTGACTTTTGTGAGATTCCTAAAGCCGTGCTCGAAGATGTTATTAAATTTTACAAGGAAAAAGATGCAAGATAG
- the rsfS gene encoding ribosome silencing factor (Pfam match to PF02410.11 RsfS), whose amino-acid sequence MQDRIEKITKLLDEKKAENIEVVDMSNKEYLAKFVIIATTLTGRHAYALLDDLKTELKPKGEEFLGVESSDDWTVIDLGDIMIHLMSETYRAKYNIEEFLKELKK is encoded by the coding sequence ATGCAAGATAGAATAGAAAAAATTACAAAACTACTTGATGAAAAAAAAGCTGAAAATATCGAAGTCGTCGATATGAGCAACAAAGAATATTTAGCTAAATTCGTCATCATAGCTACAACTCTTACAGGACGCCATGCTTACGCACTTTTAGATGATCTAAAAACTGAGCTTAAACCTAAAGGTGAAGAGTTTTTAGGCGTTGAAAGTAGCGATGACTGGACGGTAATAGACTTAGGCGACATCATGATACATCTTATGAGTGAAACTTACAGAGCAAAATACAACATTGAAGAGTTTTTAAAAGAGCTAAAAAAATAG